From the Chanodichthys erythropterus isolate Z2021 chromosome 9, ASM2448905v1, whole genome shotgun sequence genome, the window ACTTGCTTTGGTCATCAGGTAAAAATTACATACCTCTCTGGATATTGGCATCACTAAGTGATGGAAAGCTGCCATGTATTCTGGGTCTCCCATCTTTCCTCCATTCCAGGGGATGTTGACATTGTATCCTCGGCCTTTCCCCTGACCCACCTTATCATAGTTAGCATCCTCCGAGTTGGGGAAAAATGTCCCGTCTTCATAACGATGCAGAGAAATGTACAGGATGCTGGAAAAATGAGAAAGACATTGGTTAAAAACATAGGTCTGCATACTGAATAATGCATATGTGACTGATCtaaagaaaattatatttatttataaatcgtATGTTGTGACGCCAAACCCCCTCATTGAAAAAGAAAGCTGTTGTGTTTACAGCTGTGACAACGAGCACTcatcaggatcaactaaacactggatagtttttttaaaatacatccaAGAGTTTTACACACCTGTCTATTTTTGCAAGGACATCGACGTTACATTGCCATGCCCCTAAACATGACGCTGAACAAAATAAACTGCGATTGGTTGTTTTATATGTCAGTCAGACAGCCTTGGGGCGGTCCTGACTACAAATATAAGTTGTTactcatttaaagggatagttcacccaaaaatgaaaatttgatgtttatctgcttacccccagggcatccaagatgtaggtgactttttttcttcagtcgaacgcaaattatgatttttaactgcaactgctGCCATCtctcagtcaaataatagcagtagatgggaacttcaactataacagtaaataaaacttccatagacaaatccgaattaaaccctgcggctcgtgatgacacattaatgtcctaagacacgaaacgatcggtttgtgcaagaaaccgaacattatttatataatttttacctctaatacaccactatgtccaacttcgttcaacttcctgttagtgaggtcaaaaaacgcgttctgaagacggaagtgatgtctcgcccatatacttcaatgagcgcgagacatcacttccgttgtcagagcgcgatcagacctcactaaccggaagttgaacgaagttggacatagtggtgtattagaggtaaaaaattatataaatactgttcggtttctcgcacaaaccgatcgtttcgtgtcttaggacatcaatgtgccatcacgagccgcagggtttaatttggatttgtctatggaagttttttcgactcttattgttcaagttcccaatcactgctattatttgactgacagacggcagcggttgcagttaaaaatcataatttgcgttcgactgaagaaaaaaagtcatctacatcttggatgccctgggggtaagtagataaacatcaaattttcatttttgggtaaactatccctttaaatgcaaagagGTTGGCCAATCAAACACAAGGTCATTTGCATACAGAAGTCTCCTAGTTacataagcaaaaacagcctgTTTGATTCTAGGGGTCAAAGAAAAATGCCAAAAATTCTCAAGCAAACTAAAATACTACTTTTTTGGTGAAaggaacattttaaattataaaattgacCTCTTATGAACACCAGACTTTAGAATACagaccagtgttattttagtattatttatatactattacagtatacattcatattttgaatgagcttttattttttttaatattttcattttttaattttaaagtttgtTATGTGCTTGTGTCATTTTTTtagtcttttttattttgtttttattattattattatttttatttaagttttagatttagtaattttagtacttcaactcatattttaaaattcatataatatttatattttatttcagttttatttaaatagtttttttttgatTGTTCAAGTTTAATTCTATATGAGATTATGGTTAACTGTGGGACTAGACAAACCTGTCATCTTCCTCAAAGATGTGCTGTGTGCCGTTTCCATGATGAACATCCCAGTCGAGGATGAGGACACGCAGCGATTTGTGTGTGATGCTCTGGGCATAGCGTGCAGTCAAAGCGGCCGTATTAAAGAAACAGAAACCACAAGCTGTGTCTTTCTCTGCATGATGGCCAGGAGGACGGACTATGGCCACACCGTTTCTAACCTACAGGACCAAACAAACAATTGAGGACACCTGGGAACAAATTCAAGCAGTAATGTTCTAGTATACTGTATACTAAGACATGTAAAGtttattacttatttaaaaaaaatcacaaaaagaCAGACCTGGCCTGTGAGTATGGCTTGTACGGAGTTAAAGCATGACCCAGCGGCCATCAGGGCACAGGTGTAGCTCTCGTTACTGATGTAGATGGAGTTGTAATTGTTCCCCAGTCGGTGCAGATCTCTGGGTTTCATGTGCTCTGTACTCTTAATAGTGCTTATGTGCTCAGAACTAGCGTAAGAGAGATAAACTGACATTAATTTACTCAAGTGCAATGTTACATTAATTTTACTAATCAAACTAATTATCACTGAAAATGATTatttaagaaaatgttaatCACACAAATGAAATACAGATTTGCATGTAACTTCATACATTAATGtgatcattatttatttactcatcTGAATGCATTTCACCTGTGACAGAGTGCCAGCTCTTCCTCTGTTGCCAAGCGAGCTGGTATCCGATGGCAACGGGACAGCAGGCCCAACTCTTCGTGTTGGGTGAAGATCCGTGAAATTCTCTGAGGGAGCTCTGGATGATGACTGTAGGAATCAATACATCCTCATCTTATGTATTAAATACAGCCAAATaatcaaaaaacacacacaaatgagaAAATTGTCACTTTTCAGCTGTGTCACagggattattgtggtgttgatGCTATTAAGCAGGAGTCACTCTCACCCATCCCACATGTTGTGATGATGCATCATTCTCTGGTCATAAACTAGCCCAGTGATTGGAGAGGAAACCTTCACTTCTGCACATACTGGAGCGGGCAGGGGAGTGGCATTGGACAGAGGACCCCCCTCTAAAAGGTCAagatcaaacacacacattcaagaGCATTCAAGAAAACTCTTTCACCAAGGTGCCAGCTGTACGAAATGATTGGCAGTTTGAATGCTTGTGCAAATATGATGTTGGGTATGGTTTACTGGTTTGCAGCTGAGCACTTTCTTTTTATCTGAAGATGACTGGATAATATAATGTCCCAATTAAACATCAATGACTAATGAATTTTCATGCCGTTTCCAATAATTTTACCATTTACATACACATATGTgttaacatattttatatttctttaaatgtatgcatgtatatattaagggcttgacattaacttttctgctaaccagccactgtggctagaggttttccaaagttactagccattcagcattttcactggccacaattttgatatCAATACCATGGTAAAAACTgccatttagatatttttaatattatcgcataatttggcagcaagtatattaggctgctgtcactttaagacctgacacatGGATCCATTATGCTGTTTCACATGCGTTTTCTTCTCAACTGTTTAGGTTCACCTAAAACATAGCTGACTGCATTTAcatgaatactcgccaagaccggtattttgaaattattttgtgtgtatttgactgtttaagcgtGATAAGCAGTGAAAAATAACTCAACTTAGTACTGAGAGGTGGTTTTATGTGCACAATTTGGGTGTGAAAACAAatggaatgagtaaaattatgctcAATCCCAtgccctgtaacaccaacaatattcatccgaAGCAAATTAAATGAGTGAGCAAGGCTGGGTTTATGGGTCGACTCGCTGtcagagatatatatatatatatatatatatatatatatatatatatatacacaccccAATACAATATGGTGATATggtttgtttatttgtaaatGATAATTCTTGCTTCTTACCAAAAGTCTGAAGACTCTTCCAAAATGGATACAAGGCAGAGATGGTCTTTGAGATGGACTTCAGGGCACTGCAATAaaagcacacaaaaaaaatacacagcAAATAGGAAGTATGAGAGTGAAATGTAAGAATATGTAGGCAGATGTGCTCCTCAGCTCACTCACCTCTCACTCGGAGCACCAGGAGAGGTCAGGTGAGGGCAAGGGTCATCCAGCAGTGACCTCACACTAGCGCAAACACCCTCTGCTGTGGACTGGAGGTTATACCCACCCTAATGAATGAAATACTGTGAGTAAGATGTTAACCACAAAGAAGAATCTTTAGTTCTCTTATGGCATAATATGATCATACCTCCAGAGCCAGCACGAGTCGGCCCTGTGCTACACCTTTCAGCATATGGGTCAGGATGGAGAAACACTGTGGACTCACTCGCATCTCACCCTAGACACACAGAACgttttaaataattaacataATGGAATGAGTCTtggaaaattatattaaatagatTGAAGCTGAGCATCCCACCTTTAGGTCACCGATCACAGAGTCAAAGCCGGCTGCCACTAACACCAGTTGAGGCTGAAACTGTGAAGCACATACACATTAATagacaataaaacattaaatgagATGTGCAGGTGACCGATATTAAAAGGTGTACCTCATACGCCACAGGCAGGAGGAGCTGCTGGAAAGCTGTGATGTAATCTCCATCCTCCATCCCCACCTGGAGTTAAATAAAGAGATCAGGCCACATTCAGCACCAGCTAACACAGACCTTATTCTACCAGACTTCtgtagcattttattttttcatttatagcCCACTATAATGTTAGTCAAGGTGATGATTTAGTTTTAAATGACCATTTTCAACATCTCTATTAGGAGGACTTCTACATAAAACTGTAAAGTGGTTAACCTCTTAAAATGAGTGACATAAACACTGACAACCGGCACAAATTAACATGGTGTACCTTGTTCCAGGGCAGGTTGATATTGTAGCCCTGTCCTGCTCCTGAACCCACCGAGCTGCTGTCAGACTCCTTGAGATGCGGCCAGAACGAGCCATCTTCATATCTGTGCACTGAGAAATACAGCACACTGCCACACAGGAGGACAGAGATGAGATGGTCTTTAAATGCCAGACATTTATACAGAACGCATATAATATGATGTGCAGGTGCGGACAAATGTACCTGGGATCCTCTTCAAAAATATACTGGATTCCCTGTCCATGATGCACGTCCCAATCCACAATAAGAACTCTGAGTGATTGGAAAAGCAACAATCCATGTTATAGATTCTCAAACCATAAACCTCATTGAAGACAATGTGAAAATGCATTTAACCTTTTTTGAAAATTCAGTGGGAAATAATCCAGGACCAGACTTGATTTTATCAAACAGAATTTGATTGGATCATTAGGTTAATCTGACTGATATTACAGATATATTACGGAGTCATTTCAGAGGTGGCGAAAGTTACATTTGATGAAAGCCTatgtaaacattttatcttTAGATCAAACCTGCTTTGATTAATCACTCACAATACGACCAGGATCAAGAATATCAAGAAAGTAAGTAAAGACAATttcacaatgtctttaataaataaaaggtGTTAATAAATGTATGATGCTAAAGCAAAATGCAGACTCTCACCGTTCAACTCCATGCTGTTTTTGAGCGTAGCGCGCTGCTATGGCCAGATTATTAAACATACAGTAGCCATTCATCTTATCTGCCTGTGCATGGTGACCTGGAGGCCTgtgtgtattaaaaaaaaaatttaactcaAAAAGATCAATGAATAAATCAACATAAAATCAAAAACTCAAAGATATTAGtatttttgaaaagaagagatgCATCAAGACCTGTTGACAGAGAAGCCGTTACGCAGCTGTGATGTCATCACTTTATCCACCAGCTGGAGGACTGATCCCACCGCCATACAGGCGGAGGTGAAAAATTCCTGAtggaattgaaaaaaaaaaaaaaaaattctttcttatattattttataaggtggatttgtatttgttttcatgttttcatacttttgtttgttgtaaaaaataaaaaaatgtaataaaaaataaaaaataaaaaaaacaatccacatgaattgagcagtttagtccaaattttctgaagagactcgatcactttatatgattaacaaattgaatttaggcttttattcacatataaacattgatggattagttttacgatctctttatgaactttttgaagcatcgaagtgtcagttgcgtaggcagtcaatggagggacagaaatcgctcatatttcatcaaaatatcttcatttgtgttccgaagatgaacgaagtcttacaggtttggaacgacatgagggtgagtaaatgatgacagaattttcattttcagctgaactaaccctttaaacattgGAACTGGAATCAGCACACAATAAATTCCAGGACTGTTAAAGACATGTGATTAGGTGACTTACAGGATGCAGGTAGACAGAGTCGTATTTATAAGAGAGAGTCTTCAGCTCCTCCTCAGTCATTTTCTGTGTGGATTTCATCAGCTCTACATAATCCTTTCTATCATACACAACACATTTCCCCATGTTACATaagaaaatcataaaacaaaACCAACCCAATTAACAGGATCACTCTTTACTTAATCATGTGTATAAACTTACGTATGAACGAGTAATAGCTCATCTTCTGATACAGCTCTGGCCTGAAACACAAAGTTAAACCATTTAAAACTGTTCAGTCAGGAGGACTTCAAGTATTACCTATCTAAAATAATATCACTACAGTAGTGTCTCTACCTCTACTCGCACACAGCGTCCCAGCAGACCCTCCGTCTCCAGTGTCTCCATCACAGTGCTCACTCTCGCTGGACACTCTGGGTGACTGCGAAAACAAAAACATCCAATCCGCTGATGCATaatcccccggtttcacagacaaggcttaagctagtcctagactaaaatgcatgtttgagctgcttTAACCGAAAAAAAActtgccattgttttgtcttaagatgcacaccagtaatgtttttttctagggtacatttataaaagctacttaaatactcTAAATGAACtaagcctaatcctggcttagtctaagtcctgtctgtgaaacccgGCCAATAACTTGTGAAATCCAATACTAagtaaactatttaaaataaaattaaatatcaaGAATAAGTTTAGTGTAGCTTTTATTGATGCAATGACTACAAACACTTTGATGCTTTCTATTTTCTATTATTTTACAAATGTATGTTCAATTCAAGTCAGtataaacttaaaggtgccctagaatgttctttcacaagacgtaatataagtctaaggtgtcccctgaatgtgtctgtgaagtttcagctcaaaataccctatatattttatttatttttttaaccggctattttggggcatcattaactatgcactgattcagcgcgcggcccctttaaatctcacgctcccgcccccgagctctcgactctatatACAGTggataaacaaagttcacacagctaatataaccctcaaatggatctttacaatgttcgtcatgcatgctgcatgcatgcttcgaatcatgtgagtatagtatttatttggatgtttacatttgattctgaatgagtttgatggtgctccgtggctaaagctgaCATTAAacactgctggagagatttataaagaatgaagttgtgtttgtgcattatacagactgcaagtgtttaaaaatgaaaatagcgatggctctcgtctccgtgaatacagtaataaatgatggtaactttaatcacatttaacagtacattagcaacatgctaacgaaacatttagaaagacaatttacaaatatcactaaaaatatcatgatatcatggatcgtgtcagttattattgctccatctgccatttttcgctatcgttcttgcttgcttacctagtctgatgattcagctgtgcacagatccagacgttaatactggctgcccttgtgtaatgccttgaacatgggctggcatatgcacatttggggtcgtacatattaatgatcccgactgttacgtaacagtcggtgttatgttgagattcgcctgttcttctggaggtcttttaaacaaatgagatttacataagaaggaagAAGCAAggatgtttgagactcactgtatgtcatttccatgtactgaactcttgttattcaactgtgCCAAGGtaaatccaatttttaattctagggcacctttaatgcataaAAGTGGAATATTCTGTCTTTTGCTTCATAGTCAccgtgaaatcaaaattgacaatttttttttttttttatggaatactgctatatttataacaaatgatttttgtaatctttaatcaataTAACTTCCCCTCCCGCTAATTAAGGGTTTACTGACATgtgggcgggacaacctgtcacacACAAGGTCACAACAATAGCAAATtacaatgatccaatcaattcctgatgaaCAAAATCAAATCCCGCcctactttttttcttgttcgagaagccattTCCTCTGACATTCGCAACCTCTGTTTCATGCCGACCCTAAAGGGTTACAGCAtgaatctttttcttttttgaaattccaaatgacataaattttcattttgaagcaaaCCATTGTCAGTGATAATTGAACCATTCTGAAGCATCACCTGGCATCCCAGAGGCAGTGAAAGTGAGTGAAGGCATCTACGTAGACAAGACCTGTTCCTGCTGCTTTAGTCTTCCCACGCACATCCTATAAAACATGCCAAGAACATTCAAACAGCTGTTTCAAAAGCACTCCCTCCCTGAGCATGCAATCCCACActgacaaaataaaacactgcatGCACACAACTGATTTTTAATAATCAACGCCATATACAACACCATAAACATGTGCATTAGTGCCAAATTCTGCCAATGTTGTGGAGCTACTTTGAAGCTTGCCACACTACAAGCTACTAGTAATTTAAAGTAGTTAAGTACAGTAAAGCTAGCCTTTTGAGCACATAAGAATTATAAAGAGGGATAAATTGTTAGGAAAATATGTTACAATAACAAAAATCttagttttatttatacaaaatatttttgcttgtatttttgtgtgtgtgaaatattatatAGACATTTCTTGACaagttttaagagaaaacaaaCAGTGACTGCGTGACTGTAAGTGTTTACCAGGTTTTGTAATTCATTGCTCATCTCCTCCTCCACTTTGCTCCGATCCATTCTCCCCTTCCTCCGTGCGTCCTGTAGACTCTTCTTATGGTTTGGgttgttgttttctttctgaAGAGCACAAAGGTCTTTTAGAGACAATTACACACAGCAGAGGCATACATTCTCAAAACATGAATCCAAATAAAGCACTAGCTCCCACATCTGACCTTTAAAAATGAGCACGACGCTGTGTAGATCAAGTGGGCAAACTTCACGACTATCTGTGGATTATTAACTACTCATGTACACACTGATTAAAACACGTAAAGTGATATGAACCGAGGGGGCccgttaattttttttaatcagctgACTTGCTACACCACTATAATGGAGTGTAAACATTCTCTCACCTTGGTTTCTGGTGTTCCTCTTGGAGAACGAGTGGAACCTTTGGAAACTGGAACAGGATCCATCAGAGGAGGATTTTACAGATCCACACCAAAGACCTTGAAAAGTGTTAGTGACAGGTGCATCTACATTAAGAGTCCCAATTTGGATAAACTGCAAGTAGGTGCAGTTATGTTATGTAAAAgtttaataacaaaatatagGTTATAACAGATGCtacacttgtttttttttttgtatatgcaGAATAAATAATGCATAAATTTGCTGTATAAAGTTGTGTCCAAGTTGTGGctataaatgaaatatatagcAATTTATaactgttttgtgtgtgtgtgtgattcttTATTactaatacataataataatgataacaatACTACTAAATAATAATTGAAAACCATATCAAATCTTCTTTATCATACTAATCTAGAAATTCAGTATCAAgatcaaaatatttaatgagATGCACAAAATAGACCATTTTCTTTCTTAAAAATAACATCTTAATGTTAAAAAGTGACAGATGTCACAAGACATAACAGGTTGTACTTACTGCTTTCAGAAATGTGTGATGTGTATGAGAGGATATGAACAGAACTGCTGTCAGATTTTTATGCCGTTGGCAAAAACACACTTTTGaaattctgtttttatgaaAAAGACCAATCTGCCAGTCATTTGAGCCGCAAGCTTTTTGCTTTCCTAAGTTTCCGTGTCTGTTGTTATTCTCTGGATTGGACATAAAAGTGGAAAATGAACGTGGCAAAATGGGAACCGCATAGCAAAATCAACTGTAAGATGAATATTTATTAAGGTGGATACGAAAAAAGgcacaataatatttttgtttggaAATGCTAAAGGCTAACTCACGCCCAACTCTGCACAGCAGAAGCAAAGATGTCGCGTTAAGAACTGTATTTTTTAGTGAGACATAAAGCGGTTCTTCCTCTAGGTGGCGCATTGAGGCTCAGACTGCACAATCCTCCCTTGAGTCGCACTCAAATTTCAGCAGGTCTCGCTGGAGGCATTTCTtctgttcaccaaaaaattaaaattctgtcatttattacttaccctcatgccgttccacacccgtaagaccttcgttcatcatcggaacacaaattaagatatttttgttgaaatctggtggctcagtgaggcctcatagacagcaatgacattcatgagatccataaaggtactaaaaacatatttaaatcagttaatgtgagttcagtggttcaatattaatattataaaacgatgagaatatttttggtgcgacttatttagtgatggctgatttcaaaacacttcttcatgaagcatcggagcataaattaatcagCCTATCGAAgcatgattcagatcgtgtgtcaaactgccaacggctgaaatcacgtgactttggcgctccgaaccgtgttttgaaatttgccatcactaaataagtcgttattttgtttttttggtgcaccaaaaatattcttgtcgctttataatattaatattgagccactgtactcacatgaactgatttaaatatgtttttagtacatttatggatcttgagagaggaaatgtcattgctgtctatgaggcctcactgagccaccggatttcaacaaaaatatcttaatttgtgttctgaatatgaacgaaggtcttatgggtgtggaacgacatgagcatgagtaataaatgacagaattttcatttttgggttaactaaccctttaatttatcatttaaagTCATGTGGTATATAGGTTAAATCCTTCACAACGtctataaaattataaattataattccAGTAAAAACAAACGACTGTTATCGGTCCATCCTGACAGTGTTGAAATCGTCGATATGTTTCACCTGAATAATTAAACTGCACAGCTTGGTCCAATTAATTGAGAATATACAGTAAATAGTTAAAATACATGTCGTACCAAACAGCGCTTCCCCGTCGCTCCTTTCATGACTACTCTTTCACGTCAACTGCCGCTCTTCCCACTTATTTTTCTATGAGGCGCGCGAGCCGTCGCAATAAAATTACGTCAGTAACGCATAGCGCGTGTTCGCTGTAGTCTGTGCTGTGACGCTGGAGGTCACTGTTGCATATTTAACAGCGataactttaaaatatttttatgaaacgACAGAATTATTTCGCTTGGCACAAGAgattttacattataataaaaTTCTCAAAAAAAGATCCAGAGATATGAACACAATTTACCAGTACAACCTGGTTCTTTATTGattgattttcttttcttttttttttttttttttctcaatttatgTAAGGGGTCAGGGGCCAAATTGCACAATAAGAGGTCCTCAAGGGAGTGCTAGGAGGTCTGCTAAAAATTTTTAGAGAAaaactgtgtaaaaaaaaaaaaagagtaaaaataAATAGGGGTGAactcaggttgattgggacacttttcccCCATTCaactcaatggcaaaaagtgtcacaatcaacctgaattcaccctaaactgttttaaaaaaatattacattaaataaataaatcaataaattttattaaaacaaaataaaaattaattaaaataataaataaatcataaaaatgtaaataaataaatatttaaaaaacaaacaaacagtactATATTGAGTCgagaggaaaaaaaactaataaatgtaatgtaatgtatagAAGCTAAATATTCTCCAAATAATACTTTgaacatatttataataatatgaaaatatatagcttttttttctttttctttttttacattttgtcttGTACCCTCACACAAGAATGATAATATCTGAGGGTCTGTGGCATCTAAAAAAATTAGGTTAAGCTATTTCCATGTATTTTTGCTTTGATTATGACAAATCTGcttgttttcaaacttttttactAACAGAAACTGTGaaattattcatatattaaaCCAATTAATCTAAAAC encodes:
- the hdac6 gene encoding histone deacetylase 6 isoform X1 — encoded protein: MDPVPVSKGSTRSPRGTPETKKENNNPNHKKSLQDARRKGRMDRSKVEEEMSNELQNLDVRGKTKAAGTGLVYVDAFTHFHCLWDASHPECPARVSTVMETLETEGLLGRCVRVEARAVSEDELLLVHTKDYVELMKSTQKMTEEELKTLSYKYDSVYLHPEFFTSACMAVGSVLQLVDKVMTSQLRNGFSVNRPPGHHAQADKMNGYCMFNNLAIAARYAQKQHGVERVLIVDWDVHHGQGIQYIFEEDPSVLYFSVHRYEDGSFWPHLKESDSSSVGSGAGQGYNINLPWNKVGMEDGDYITAFQQLLLPVAYEFQPQLVLVAAGFDSVIGDLKGEMRVSPQCFSILTHMLKGVAQGRLVLALEGGYNLQSTAEGVCASVRSLLDDPCPHLTSPGAPSESALKSISKTISALYPFWKSLQTFEGGPLSNATPLPAPVCAEVKVSSPITGLVYDQRMMHHHNMWDGHHPELPQRISRIFTQHEELGLLSRCHRIPARLATEEELALCHSSEHISTIKSTEHMKPRDLHRLGNNYNSIYISNESYTCALMAAGSCFNSVQAILTGQVRNGVAIVRPPGHHAEKDTACGFCFFNTAALTARYAQSITHKSLRVLILDWDVHHGNGTQHIFEEDDSILYISLHRYEDGTFFPNSEDANYDKVGQGKGRGYNVNIPWNGGKMGDPEYMAAFHHLVMPISREFAPELVLVSAGFDAARGDPLGGYQVTPEGYAHFTHQLMSLAAGRVLVILEGGYNLTSISESMSMCTSMLLGDSPPPLEHLPPPKTSAAVTINNVLRAHAPFWSSLRIQISESLRLSLPSPKPKGKRASGGKRSPRQSTSAQSPGQNPQHLEQSGLDGLTEDLLSLNLNTSTSSNTSPASVAIGGARRKVKPNPQRNSTGQESNSPVKPMSEKARDGDSTHAEITAVKAETPDRSFPVTGNPAAMYDQESSGLEAACGETVTAVIEVFGTQATDVDGMHVVNPLPWCPHLESVRPVPSGGIDVFLPCEECGGDAENWICLFCYKVLCGRYVNQHMVTHGQVSGHPLVLSFADLSVWCYACESYVHNKVLHEAKNAAHLMKFGEEIPPFN
- the hdac6 gene encoding histone deacetylase 6 isoform X2 translates to MDRSKVEEEMSNELQNLDVRGKTKAAGTGLVYVDAFTHFHCLWDASHPECPARVSTVMETLETEGLLGRCVRVEARAVSEDELLLVHTKDYVELMKSTQKMTEEELKTLSYKYDSVYLHPEFFTSACMAVGSVLQLVDKVMTSQLRNGFSVNRPPGHHAQADKMNGYCMFNNLAIAARYAQKQHGVERVLIVDWDVHHGQGIQYIFEEDPSVLYFSVHRYEDGSFWPHLKESDSSSVGSGAGQGYNINLPWNKVGMEDGDYITAFQQLLLPVAYEFQPQLVLVAAGFDSVIGDLKGEMRVSPQCFSILTHMLKGVAQGRLVLALEGGYNLQSTAEGVCASVRSLLDDPCPHLTSPGAPSESALKSISKTISALYPFWKSLQTFEGGPLSNATPLPAPVCAEVKVSSPITGLVYDQRMMHHHNMWDGHHPELPQRISRIFTQHEELGLLSRCHRIPARLATEEELALCHSSEHISTIKSTEHMKPRDLHRLGNNYNSIYISNESYTCALMAAGSCFNSVQAILTGQVRNGVAIVRPPGHHAEKDTACGFCFFNTAALTARYAQSITHKSLRVLILDWDVHHGNGTQHIFEEDDSILYISLHRYEDGTFFPNSEDANYDKVGQGKGRGYNVNIPWNGGKMGDPEYMAAFHHLVMPISREFAPELVLVSAGFDAARGDPLGGYQVTPEGYAHFTHQLMSLAAGRVLVILEGGYNLTSISESMSMCTSMLLGDSPPPLEHLPPPKTSAAVTINNVLRAHAPFWSSLRIQISESLRLSLPSPKPKGKRASGGKRSPRQSTSAQSPGQNPQHLEQSGLDGLTEDLLSLNLNTSTSSNTSPASVAIGGARRKVKPNPQRNSTGQESNSPVKPMSEKARDGDSTHAEITAVKAETPDRSFPVTGNPAAMYDQESSGLEAACGETVTAVIEVFGTQATDVDGMHVVNPLPWCPHLESVRPVPSGGIDVFLPCEECGGDAENWICLFCYKVLCGRYVNQHMVTHGQVSGHPLVLSFADLSVWCYACESYVHNKVLHEAKNAAHLMKFGEEIPPFN